Proteins encoded by one window of Drosophila melanogaster chromosome X:
- the CG9676 gene encoding uncharacterized protein: protein MLPFWTSLLVLCAAGVLAQNDSVVEPRIVGGTKAREGQFPHQISLRRRGSHTCGGSIISKDYVVTAAHCVKQGNNVAPANELEIQAGSLLLSSGGVRVPVATVTVHPNYNSNGHDVAVLRLRNSLTFNSNIAAIKLATEDPPNDATVDISGWGAISQRGPISNSLLYVQVKALSRESCQKTYLRQLPETTMCLLHPKDKGACYGDSGGPATYQGKLVGLASFVIGGCGRAAPDGYERVSKLRNWIAEKASL from the exons ATGTTACCATTCTGGACATCTCTACTCGTCCTTTGCGCAGCCGGAGTCCTGGCACAAAACGATTCCGTAGTGGAGCCCCGCATTGTGGGCGGCACCAAGGCGAGGGAGGGTCAGTTTCCTCACCAGATCTCACTACGTCGACGTGGAAGCCACACTTGTGGTGGCTCCATAATCTCCAAGGACTACGTTGTCACCGCCGCCCATTGCGTTAAGCAAGGCAACAATGT AGCTCCAGCTAATGAGCTGGAGATTCAGGCGGGCAGCCTGCTCCTTTCCAGCGGAGGAGTTCGCGTTCCAGTGGCCACCGTCACCGTGCATCCCAATTACAACTCCAATGGCCACGATGTCGCCGTGCTGCGACTTCGCAACTCGCTGACCTTTAACTCCAACATAGCCGCCATCAAGCTGGCCACCGAAGATCCGCCCAACGATGCCACCGTGGACATCTCCGGCTGGGGCGCCATCTCCCAGCGCGGACCGATCTCCAACTCCCTGCTCTACGTGCAGGTGAAGGCCCTATCCCGGGAATCTTGCCAGAAGACGTACTTACGCCAGCTGCCGGAAACCACGATGTGCCTGCTGCATCCCAAGGATAAGGGTGCCTGCTACGGGGATTCCGGTGGTCCGGCCACCTACCAGGGCAAACTGGTCGGCTTGGCCAGTTTCGTCATCGGTGGCTGCGGACGAGCTGCGCCCGATGGCTACGAAAGGGTCTCCAAACTGAGGAATTGGATCGCCGAGAAGGCCAGtttgtaa
- the sphe gene encoding spheroide, which translates to MMQPRLVILGLIGLTAVGMCHAQGRIMGGEDADATATTFTASLRVDNAHVCGGSILSQTKILTTAHCVHRDGKLIDASRLACRVGSTNQYAGGKIVNVESVAVHPDYYNLNNNLAVITLSSELTYTDRITAIPLVASGEALPAEGSEVIVAGWGRTSDGTNSYKIRQISLKVAPEATCLDAYSDHDEQSFCLAHELKEGTCHGDGGGGAIYGNTLIGLTNFVVGACGSRYPDVFVRLSSYADWIQEQIA; encoded by the exons ATGATGCAGCCGAGACTAGTGATTTTGGGTCTGATCGGATTGACGGCGGTGGGCATGTGCCACGCCCAGGGACGCATCATGGGAGGGGAGGACGCGGACGCCACAGCCACGACCTTCACCGCCTCCTTGCGGGTGGACAATGCCCATGTGTGCGGCGGTAGCATTCTCTCCCAGACCAAAATCCTGACCACCGCCCACTGTGTGCATCGCGATGGAAAGCT AATCGATGCCAGTCGCCTGGCGTGCCGCGTGGGCAGTACCAACCAGTATGCTGGTGGCAAGATTGTCAACGTGGAATCGGTTGCAGTGCATCCGGACTACTATAATCTGAACAACAACCTGGCCGTGATCACGCTGAGCTCTGAGCTGACCTACACCGATCGGATCACTGCCATCCCGCTGGTCGCCAGCGGAGAGGCACTGCCCGCCGAGGGATCGGAGGTGATCGTGGCCGGCTGGGGACGCACCAGCGACGGCACCAACTCCTACAAGATCCGTCAGATATCGCTAAAGGTGGCCCCGGAGGCGACCTGCCTGGATGCGTACAGCGATCACGACGAGCAGAGCTTCTGCCTCGCCCACGAGCTGAAGGAGGGCACCTGCCACGGAGACGGAGGCGGTGGTGCCATCTATGGCAACACGTTGATCGGGCTGACCAACTTTGTGGTGGGCGCCTGTGGCTCCCGCTATCCGGATGTCTTTGTCCGACTCTCCAGCTACGCGGATTGGATCCAGGAGCAGATCGCCTAG
- the CG9673 gene encoding uncharacterized protein, isoform A, whose amino-acid sequence MADPRITLGLGLLIFGLILSAEASPQGRILGGEDVAQGEYPWSASVRYNKAHVCSGAIISTNHILTAAHCVSSVGITPVDASTLAVRLGTINQYAGGSIVNVKSVIIHPSYGNFLHDIAILELDETLVFSDRIQDIALPPTTDEETEDVDAELPNGTPVYVAGWGELSDGTASYKQQKANYNTLSRSLCEWEAGYGYESVVCLSRAEGEGICRGDAGAAVIDDDKVLRGLTSFNFGPCGSKYPDVATRVSYYLTWIEANTQ is encoded by the exons ATGGCTGATCCACGCATTACTCTCGGCCTCGGCCTGCTAATCTTTGGCCTGATCCTCTCCGCGGAAGCCTCGCCACAAGGTCGCATTCTTGGCGGCGAGGACGTTGCCCAGGGCGAGTACCCCTGGTCCGCATCCGTGAGATACAACAAGGCCCACGTCTGCTCCGGCGCCATCATCTCAACAAACCACATCCTGACCGCCGCCCACTGTGTGTCCAGCGTGGGCATCACCCC AGTGGATGCCAGCACCTTGGCTGTTCGCCTGGGCACCATTAACCAGTACGCCGGCGGCAGCATTGTGAATGTAAAGAGCGTGATCATCCATCCATCGTACGGAAACTTCCTGCACGACATCGCCATACTGGAGCTGGACGAGACCCTGGTCTTTAGCGATCGCATCCAAGACATCGCACTGCCCCCCACAACTGATGAGGAGACGGAAGATGTGGACGCTGAGCTGCCCAACGGAACTCCGGTCTATGTGGCTGGATGGGGTGAACTTTCGGATGGTACTGCATCCTATAAACAGCAGAAGGCCAACTACAATACGCTGAGCCGATCCCTGTGCGAATGGGAAGCCGGATACGGCTACGAATCCGTCGTCTGCCTCTCGAGAGCCGAGGGCGAGGGCATCTGTCGTGGGGATGCCGGTGCGGCTGTCATCGATGACGACAAGGTGCTTCGCGGTTTGACCAGCTTCAACTTCGGACCCTGCGGCAGCAAGTATCCGGATGTGGCCACCCGTGTCTCCTACTACCTAACCTGGATCGAGGCCAATACCCAGTAA
- the CG4653 gene encoding uncharacterized protein, whose translation MSPVQSYSHSRLLLLVVIVTLGVVQSSRLPAEVGSQPHSISLRRNGVHVCGGALIREKWILTAAHCVSLGGGQQSYPAKSYNVRVGSIQRLTGGQLVPLSKIIIHTNYSSSDAVGSNDLALLELETSVVLNANTNPIDLATERPAAGSQIIFSGWGSSQVDGSLSHVLQVATRQSLSASDCQTELYLQQEDLLCLSPVDEDFAGLCSGDAGAPASYNNQLVGIAAFFVSGCGSEQPDGYVDVTQHLEWINENAV comes from the exons ATGAGTCCGGTTCAGTCATATTCACACAGTCGACTACTCCTGCTCGTGGTCATCGTGACCTTGGGCGTGGTCCAATCCAGTCGACTGCCGGCGGAGGTGGGCTCCCAGCCACACAGCATCTCACTGCGTCGGAATGGCGTCCATGTGTGCGGAGGAGCTTTGATCCGTGAAAAGTGGATCCTCACCGCAGCCCATTGCGTCAGTTTGGGCGGTGGACAGCAGAG CTACCCAGCTAAATCCTACAATGTGCGAGTGGGCAGCATTCAGCGACTGACCGGTGGTCAACTGGTGCCTCTGTCCAAGATCATAATCCACACGAACTACTCCAGTTCGGATGCAGTTGGCTCTAATGACTTGGCCTTGCTGGAGCTGGAAACGTCGGTGGTCCTGAATGCGAATACGAATCCGATTGATTTGGCCACCGAGCGACCGGCGGCGGGCTCCCAGATTATCTTCTCCGGCTGGGGATCCAGCCAGGTGGACGGATCTCTCAGTCATGTCCTCCAGGTGGCCACCAGACAGAGCCTGAGTGCGTCCGATTGCCAAACGGAGCTGTACCTGCAGCAGGAGGATCTGCTCTGTTTGTCCCCGGTGGACGAGGACTTCGCCGGACTCTGTTCCGGTGATGCCGGAGCTCCGGCGTCTTACAACAACCAATTGGTGGGCATTGCCGCCTTCTTTGTGAGCGGATGTGGTTCCGAGCAGCCCGATGGCTACGTGGATGTGACCCAGCATCTGGAGTGGATTAACGAAAACGCtgtttaa
- the CG9672 gene encoding uncharacterized protein gives MKLTLTIGLILVAAGVLEAQPQGRIAGGEDAVLGQLPYQAALSIGGSYNCGAVIIGQRYALTALSCVCSDGKDTPWAAVLFAVTVGSVDLYNGKQIRVEEITINPNYSTLKTGIALLRLQEEITFSETVNAIPLSQDVPPMGSQVEVSGWGRTTESEVNMHRTLQIGAAEVMAPRECALANRDELLVADDQVLCLGHGRRQGICSGDIGGPAVYQGQLVGLGAQILGECGGMLPERFISIAANYDWIQQQLQQ, from the exons ATGAAGCTGACCCTCACCATTGGACTAATCCTTGTGGCCGCCGGAGTTCTGGAGGCCCAGCCGCAGGGCAGGATCGCCGGTGGAGAAGATGCCGTTCTCGGCCAGCTGCCCTACCAGGCGGCCCTCTCCATCGGCGGAAGCTACAACTGCGGCGCCGTGATCATTGGCCAGCGATACGCCCTCACCGCCCTCTCTTGCGTCTGCTCCGACGGCAAGGATACCCC ATGGGCTGCTGTTCTGTTCGCCGTGACCGTAGGATCGGTGGATCTCTACAATGGCAAGCAGATTCGCGTGGAGGAGATCACCATTAACCCGAACTACAGCACTCTGAAGACCGGAATCGCCCTGCTCCGTCTGCAGGAGGAGATTACTTTCAGTGAGACAGTCAATGCCATTCCACTCTCCCAGGACGTTCCGCCCATGGGCAGCCAGGTGGAGGTCTCCGGCTGGGGCCGCACCACCGAGTCCGAGGTGAACATGCATCGCACCCTGCAAATAGGAGCCGCCGAGGTGATGGCACCACGCGAATGCGCCCTGGCCAATCGGGATGAGCTGCTGGTGGCGGACGACCAGGTGCTGTGCCTGGGCCATGGCCGTCGTCAGGGAATCTGCAGTGGGGACATTGGAGGACCGGCCGTCTACCAGGGCCAGCTGGTGGGTCTGGGTGCACAGATCCTTGGCGAGTGCGGCGGAATGCTGCCCGAACGATTCATTAGCATTGCGGCCAACTACGATTGGATCcaacagcagttgcagcaaTAA